GCGACCGATTCTCGCGATCGGACAGGGCAAAGGCGATCTTCACGTGCTGATCGCCTCGACCGGTGCAGCGGCGGTTGGCAACATCGTGCTCAACGCGCTGTTGATCCCCCAGTACGGAATGTACGGTGCAGCCGTCGCGACGAGCATCAGCTACGGGACGATGTTCGTGTTTCACGTCTGGAGCGCCAGAAAAATCGGATTCGACCCAGTCACCGGTGCGCGGATTCCGCAGGTCATTTTCGCGGGCGGAGTCGCTGCACTTCCAATCGGCCTACTGGCACGGCTTCTCGGGGATTCGGTCTTCTCACTTGTCATCGTCCCTCCGGTGGGTGCAGCGATCTTTCTCGTGGCCGCGGTCGTCGTCGGTGCGCTTGACGTCGAGGAAATTATCGCCCACCTCGAGACCGCACCGGACCCGATCGGTTCGTTCGGCTCTACCCTCCGTGCTAAATTCGACGGTGTCGACGATGACCGTGGAGCGGATGGCCACGAGTTCCCAGACGATGACGCGTCACCCGTCGGAGAGAGACAGCGACCGAAAGACGGAAACACGGCGGCAAAAAGTAACGCGGGCTCGAGTTCGGACGTTCGCGAGCGACTGGAGACCATCGAAACCAGGATCGAACGGCAGAGAGATCGCCTCGAGAGCCAACAGGAGACGATCGAGCAGTTGATCGACGAACTCCGACGAGGACGGTGACGGGTCGTTCTCGGCCTATCGCTCGGTGATCGAACGTACGAACGCGGTCACCGAAAACGAGGGTTCCTCACCCGCTATCGACCTCGCAGAACGCGAGTCGCCAGTTCGCGCTGTCCGCGAGCTGGGCTCCGGACAGCGTCCAGTCAAGCGGCGGTGTCCCGGCCGGTCTGACGACGTGCGTCGATGGCGAGGTTCCCCACTTCAGGGGCGCTCGCTGGTCGCTGTGAAAGCCCCGCGACCGCAACACTGACCGGGGGACTACCGACCCGGGAGCAGCGATGACGTCCGCATCGCCGGTTTCTCGAAGCACCGCGTCGAGAAGTGCAGCCAGTGTTGCCTGCCGAGACGGGGACGAACTCGTCCCCGCTGCGAGTGGGAGGACGTCGAGGATTCGGACGACCGTCGGACCGCTCGTTCGGTCCCGACGACCGTAGACGACCGCTGCGATGGGCGCTCCGTCCCGCGTTGCAACGATCGTGCGGTACGTCCAGAGCGGATTCGCGAACCGCCACTCGTAGAACGTTTCGTCGCGAGCGACGTGAAATTCCGGGATTGTCTCGGACGAAGCCAGCGTCGCGAGCAGCGAGGACGGCACGCGATCGTACCGCGAAAGTTCGACCGCATTGGTCGAATCGGCAAATCGATCCCGGATCGAGACGTATCCGCTCGCCAGCGATCGAGCGATCGGCTCGACCGGCTCGAGTTGGGGGAGCCACGCGGTCGGGTTTTGGATTCGGTAGTACGTCTCTCGCTCGCTCGCGACCCGCCAGCCGAGTTTGAGATTCCCCGGAAGTGAGCGGTGGTTTGGGAAGTTGAAGAACAGATCCGCGTCGTCGTATCTGTCGATCGCCCGCTCGGTCAGCCGCGTGAATAGTCCCCGACGCTGGTGCTCGGGACGGACCATCGAATCGCACGGCTGGAAAGCGCTGAACTCGTCGTCGCCCGCGGCGAGGCGGAGCGGGAAGAACGCCCGCGCGCCGACGAGTTCGTCGTCTCGCTGTGCAACCAGGATCGGAACGTGGTTGACGTACGGATTCCGTTCGTACTTCCACGTGAACCAGTCGTTGCCCATTTGCCCGCCCAGTACGTCGGCGAACAGGTCGAGAAACGCGTCCCTATCGGCCGATTCGTACTGTCGGATCTCGTACGGGTCCGAATTGGTCATCGATAGACGTTAGTTGTTCTCGAATGTAGATCCCGGTTGACTCTCGTTTCGCACCCTGTCTGCGACCTCGGCCATAGTTTCGACGCGTAGGCCGTCCGTGCTTCGACGACGGTCGATGTATCCCGCAATCGATTGAAGCCGTTGGTAGTGCGCCGGCGTTCGGAGGTTATGGGGGTGAAGCCACATGTGCAACACGCCGTCCGTTTGGGCAACGCGGTCGATCCCGGATTTCACTTGTTTGACTACCGGATCCTCACCGAACGCGGAAAACAGTTTTCTATACTTCGCTTCGAAGTTGAACAGGTAGATCGACGCCGGCACGTTGACCAAGCCGTGGTCGTCGACGTACGGGTTGACGATCGGCGGCGCCGGTTTTCCGACCGCCGCGCTCGATATCTTCGTTATCTGTCGCATCAGCGTACTCTGCGAGTCGCGGAGCGGGTTCGTACCGCGATAACAGTCGAAACCGTGTGCCGCGAGCGTGTCCCGGTGTCGGATCCTGTTGACAGGGAAGACGAACGATGACAGGTCGTGGCCGCGGCGCGACGCGGCATGAGCGCAGTTTTCGATCTCTCGAGTTGCGAACGCTTCGTTCATTCGATCGTGGTCGAAGTGAACGTGCGTGAACCCGTGACCGGCGATTTCGTGGTCGATATCGGCGGTCGCGATTTCGTCGACGAGTTCGGCCCCGTACCAGATATCGGTCGCGGGGAGGTCTTCGATCGATTTCTGGCAGCATCGCTCGCCGGCGGGGTGGTTCCGGTGTCTGTCAGTACACGAGCGCAAGAATAGGTGCCCGGTAACCGCCCATGTCGCCGGAATTTCGAACGCGTCGAATAGCTCTCGGAGGCGACGCCAGTTCTGGCGCGTGTTGCGAAGAAACGTCTCCGACACAGATTCGTCGTGGTGAAATCCCCAGCCGACTTCTGCATCGAGGGAAATGACGACCGATCCCATCTGATTACGTGCGCGATCCGTGCGCGATCGCCGATCGAAACCGAACTTGCGTCGTCTGATTGGAGTCGGACCGGATCCGTCGTGTAATTGATACGGAGTTCTGGCAATTCATGTCAAGTGAGTCATCGAGATTCTCGCCCATATTTTCCCGGATATTAAATTCGGTTGTCGCAGTTACACAGATACTTAGCGTCTAAATTGGATTGCTGTAGAGAAAGTCAACCAGAAGTGATCGAACCGCGTACCGTTTGTCGAACTCATAAACGAGAATCGCGGCCATCGTTCAGACCGCATCGCTCTCGTACGGTTGGGTGGCGGTGACCGGCCGAACGACGGGTTGACGATGCGATGATCACCGTAATCAGCGTCAGTTGCTCGTGGATCAAGTATTCCTGGCGACACCGCGGGCCAACGTTTTGGCTTTGAAACAGTTAACTACCGCAGATATCGCCGCTGATTTCGGACGCTTCGGAACGGACCATTCGAGAGCGGGGTTTTCCCGAGGGATGATCACTTAAGCGCCGCCGGACAATGGTCAACTATGTCACTGGAGTCGAGCGCCGACCCGGCCGCCGATGGACGTGCGAACTACGACTACCGAAGCGACGAGGTCGATCGGCCGGCACTGGTCGACGACCTCGAGCGACTCGTCGACTGTGACGTTCGCGGCGACTCTTACTCCCGAGAACTCTACGCGACCGACGCGAGCGCCTACGAGGTGACGCCGATGGCTGTCGCTTTCCCCGAGTCGACCGCCGACGTCGTCGGGATCGTCGAGTACTGCGCCGAACGGGAGATTCCAGTGCTCCCGCGGGGCGGCGGCACCAGCCTCGCCGGCCAGACGGTCAATCGTGCCGTCGTGTTGGACTTCACGCGACACATGAACGACATCATCGAGATCGATCCCGACGGGCGGACGGCGACGGTCCAGCCCGGGACGATTCTCGGGACGCTGAACGAGGCCCTCGCGCCCCACGACCTCAAGTTCGCGCCCGACCCCGCGTGGGGCGACAAGAGCGCCATCGGCGGCGCGATCGGCAACAACTCGACGGGCTCGCACTCGCTGAAGTACGGGAAAACCGACGCGTACCTTGAGGAAGTCGAGGCGGTTCTCGCCGACGGCACCGTGACGACCTTCGGCGAGGTCACCCTCGATGAGGTCGCCGACCGCGCCGACCCCGAGGGCGATCTCGAGGAGCGCATTTACGCGGAAGTCGGTCGGATCCTCGACGAGGAGGCCGATCTGATCGAGGAGACGTATCCCGACCTGAAGCGCAACGTCTCCGGATACAATCTCGATCGACTCGTTGCGGAGGCTCGCGGGAGCGAACTGCCGGGCGGCGAGGACACCGGCGAGCCCGGCACCGTCAACCTCGCGCGGCTGCTGGCCGGCAGCGAGGGGACGCTGGCGATCGTCACCGAAGCGACCGTCTCGCTCGAGTCCGTCCCCGAGACGAAGGCCGTCACCCTCCTGTGCTATCCGGACCTCCACGAGGCGATGCAAGACGTCGAACCGATCCTCGCACACGACCCCGCCGCGGTCGAGGTGCTCGACGACGTTCTGATCGACCTCGCGCGCGACACCGCGGAGTTCGGGCCGGTCACCGAAATGCTCCCCGAGGGGACCAACGCCGTGTTGCTGGTCGAGTTCTACGCCGAGGACGCCGACCACGGCAAGGAGCAGGTCGCGGGCCTGCTTGCCGATCGCCTGCCGTCGGCGACGCCCGCCGGCGAGCCGGCTTCGGACGCTCCGCGTTCCAACGCGGAGACGCTCGCCCTCGAGGCCCTCGAGGCCTACGAAAAAGAGGAACGCGCCCAGCTCTGGAAGCTCCGCAAGTCCGGGCTCCCGATCTTGCTCTCGCGGACGACCGACGAGAAGCACATCTCCTTCATCGAGGACACCGCGATTCCGCCCGAGAACTTGCCGACCTTCGTCGAGGAGTTCGAGGCGATCCTCGAGGCGCACGACACCTACGCCAGCTTCTACGCCCACGCGGGGCCGGGCGTGCTCCACGTGCGGCCGCTCGTGAACACGAAGACCGAGGTCGGCCTCGAGCAGTTACACGGGATCGCCGACGACGTGACCGATCTCGTCGTCGAGTTAGGGGGATCGGTCTCGGGCGAGCACGGCGACGGTCGCGCTCGCACCCAGTGGAATCACAAACTCTACGGCGACGAACTCTGGCAGACATTCCAGGACCTCAAGACCGCCTTCGATCCCAACTGGCTCCTGAATCCGGGCCAGGTCGTCTTCCGCGACGACGATCCGACCGACCTGCGCGAGCACCTGCGGTTCAACCCCGACTACGAGTTCGAGGCCGGCTTCGAGCCCGCCCTCGAGTGGGAGAACGACAATGGTATACAGGGAATGGTCGAGCTCTGTCACGGCTGCGGCGGCTGTCGGGGCGAACAGGAGACCACCGGCGGCGTGATGTGTCCGACCTACCGGGCGAGTCGCGAGGAGATCACCGCCACCCGTGGCCGGGCGAACGCGCTCCGGCAGGCCATGAGCGGCAACCTAGAGCCAGAGGAGGCCTTCTCCGATGAGTTCGTCGAGGAAGTGATGGGGCTCTGTATCGGCTGCAAGGGCTGTGCCATCGACTGCCCGAGCGAGGTCGACATGGCGAAGCTCAAGGCCGAAGTCACCCACGAGTACCACCAGCGCAACGGCGCGACGCTGCGGGATCGGCTCTTCGCCAACGTCGCCACCCTCTCGAAGTGGGGCTCCCAACTCGCACCGCTCTCGAACGCCCTACCGAAACTGCCGGGCGCCAGGAAAGCCCTCGAGGCGACCGTCGGCATCGCGTCCGATCGCCCGCTGCCGACGTTCCGCGCGACGACGTTTCGGGACTGGTTCGACTGGCGCGGCGGCGCGCGGATCAGCGAGCAGGACGCCGATCGGAGCGTCGTCCTCTATCCCGACACGTACACCAACTACAGCCATCCCGAAGCGGGGAAAGCCGCCGTCCGCGTCCTCGAGGCTGCGAACGTCCACGTGGCGGTTCCCGACGAACTGGGAGATACGGGTCGGCCGGCGTTCTCGAAGGGCTTCCTCGAGAAGGCCCGCGAAACGGCGCGCGAGAACGTCTCGAAGCTCGCGCCGCTCGTGGAGGAGGGACGTGACGTCGTCGTCATCGAACCCTCCGACGCGGTCATGTTCCAGCTGGATTACCTCGATCTGCTCTCCGACGAGCGCGCCGAGCGGGTCGCGGCCGCGACCTACGGCGTCTGCGAGTACATCGATTCGTTCCGGCTGGACGAGACGATCGCGTTCGATTCCGACGGGGCCGACGAGTCGTTGATCTACCACGGCCACTGCCACCAGAAGGCCGTCGCCAAGGACCACCACGCGGTCGGCGTCCTGCGCCGGGCGGGCTACGCCGCCGACCCGCTCGATTCCGGCTGCTGCGGGATGGCCGGCTCGTTCGGCTACGAGGCCGAACACGCCTCGATGAGCGACGGAATCGGCGAAATCCTGTACGAACAGGTCGACGCGAGCAAGGGCGACCGTGTCGTCGCCCCCGGGGCGTCGTGTCGCACGCAACTCGAGCATCGACCCGGCGCCGACGAGAACCCGCCGACGCCGATCGAACTCGTCGCCGAAGCGCTCGAGTAACGACACGCCAGTTTTCTGTTACCCTTCATCTCTCCCTCCACTCCCCTTCCTTACTCCCGTTCTCTCTATTCTTGTCCTCCCGCATTCCTCTTTCACTATCCTCATTCCTATCCCATTCTTGATGATACTCCCACACCCCAGGTGTCGAGTGTAGATGCGCGAAAGCGAGCGCTAGAGTCCGTATCTGGACAGAGTGTGAATAGACGGTGGTGCCAAGATCCTCGTGGTGGCAAATATAGTATATTAGAATAAAAAGTTTTATGTGGAATCAATGAAAACCAGATCCGTACTGGACTATCTAACGGTCGAACTACTGTTCGAACGGACGAACCGTTCGATCTTACTTCTCACCGAAATATCTCGCTCGTTACGCCCTGATTTAGCAATCTATACTGCCTCCTCTATTTCTAACACCCTTCTTTAGATCATTTACCGGTCGTTTTCGGCGATCTACATTCGACACCTGGGGTGTGGGCCTACTCGAGTACGGTCCTCCGTTACACCGAATTCGTCCTCGAACGCCCTTCGCGACTCCGTTCGATACTCCTCTCGTCCGATGGCTGGAACAAGGGGTGAGTTTCGCCGTTTCACGTGTTCCGGTTTCATTCGACGTGAGGACAACCACCATCCGACACAGATCTTCGATAGAATC
Above is a genomic segment from Haloterrigena salifodinae containing:
- a CDS encoding GNAT family N-acetyltransferase, yielding MTNSDPYEIRQYESADRDAFLDLFADVLGGQMGNDWFTWKYERNPYVNHVPILVAQRDDELVGARAFFPLRLAAGDDEFSAFQPCDSMVRPEHQRRGLFTRLTERAIDRYDDADLFFNFPNHRSLPGNLKLGWRVASERETYYRIQNPTAWLPQLEPVEPIARSLASGYVSIRDRFADSTNAVELSRYDRVPSSLLATLASSETIPEFHVARDETFYEWRFANPLWTYRTIVATRDGAPIAAVVYGRRDRTSGPTVVRILDVLPLAAGTSSSPSRQATLAALLDAVLRETGDADVIAAPGSVVPRSVLRSRGFHSDQRAPLKWGTSPSTHVVRPAGTPPLDWTLSGAQLADSANWRLAFCEVDSG
- a CDS encoding polysaccharide deacetylase family protein, with product MGSVVISLDAEVGWGFHHDESVSETFLRNTRQNWRRLRELFDAFEIPATWAVTGHLFLRSCTDRHRNHPAGERCCQKSIEDLPATDIWYGAELVDEIATADIDHEIAGHGFTHVHFDHDRMNEAFATREIENCAHAASRRGHDLSSFVFPVNRIRHRDTLAAHGFDCYRGTNPLRDSQSTLMRQITKISSAAVGKPAPPIVNPYVDDHGLVNVPASIYLFNFEAKYRKLFSAFGEDPVVKQVKSGIDRVAQTDGVLHMWLHPHNLRTPAHYQRLQSIAGYIDRRRSTDGLRVETMAEVADRVRNESQPGSTFENN
- a CDS encoding FAD-binding and (Fe-S)-binding domain-containing protein, which codes for MSLESSADPAADGRANYDYRSDEVDRPALVDDLERLVDCDVRGDSYSRELYATDASAYEVTPMAVAFPESTADVVGIVEYCAEREIPVLPRGGGTSLAGQTVNRAVVLDFTRHMNDIIEIDPDGRTATVQPGTILGTLNEALAPHDLKFAPDPAWGDKSAIGGAIGNNSTGSHSLKYGKTDAYLEEVEAVLADGTVTTFGEVTLDEVADRADPEGDLEERIYAEVGRILDEEADLIEETYPDLKRNVSGYNLDRLVAEARGSELPGGEDTGEPGTVNLARLLAGSEGTLAIVTEATVSLESVPETKAVTLLCYPDLHEAMQDVEPILAHDPAAVEVLDDVLIDLARDTAEFGPVTEMLPEGTNAVLLVEFYAEDADHGKEQVAGLLADRLPSATPAGEPASDAPRSNAETLALEALEAYEKEERAQLWKLRKSGLPILLSRTTDEKHISFIEDTAIPPENLPTFVEEFEAILEAHDTYASFYAHAGPGVLHVRPLVNTKTEVGLEQLHGIADDVTDLVVELGGSVSGEHGDGRARTQWNHKLYGDELWQTFQDLKTAFDPNWLLNPGQVVFRDDDPTDLREHLRFNPDYEFEAGFEPALEWENDNGIQGMVELCHGCGGCRGEQETTGGVMCPTYRASREEITATRGRANALRQAMSGNLEPEEAFSDEFVEEVMGLCIGCKGCAIDCPSEVDMAKLKAEVTHEYHQRNGATLRDRLFANVATLSKWGSQLAPLSNALPKLPGARKALEATVGIASDRPLPTFRATTFRDWFDWRGGARISEQDADRSVVLYPDTYTNYSHPEAGKAAVRVLEAANVHVAVPDELGDTGRPAFSKGFLEKARETARENVSKLAPLVEEGRDVVVIEPSDAVMFQLDYLDLLSDERAERVAAATYGVCEYIDSFRLDETIAFDSDGADESLIYHGHCHQKAVAKDHHAVGVLRRAGYAADPLDSGCCGMAGSFGYEAEHASMSDGIGEILYEQVDASKGDRVVAPGASCRTQLEHRPGADENPPTPIELVAEALE